Proteins encoded within one genomic window of Saccharomyces mikatae IFO 1815 strain IFO1815 genome assembly, chromosome: 15:
- the ATF1 gene encoding alcohol O-acetyltransferase (similar to Saccharomyces cerevisiae ATF1 (YOR377W)) — MNELTEKHIPVQHECLEKMIQNGHARRMGSVEDLYVALNRQNLYRNFSTYAELNDYCTRDQLTLALRELCLKNPTLLHIVLPTRWPNHETYYRSSEYYSRPHPKHDYISVLQELKLDGVVLNDQPQYSAIMKQILEEFKNSNGTYTAKIFKYTTKLTIPYFGPNGPNWRLICLPEEHTDRWKKFIFVSNHCMSDGRSSIHFFHDLRDELNRIKTPPRKTDYIFQYESDYQLLRKLPEPIERVIDFRPPYLFIPKSLFSGFIYNHLRFSSKGICMRMEDMEKCDDVVTDIITITPSELQEIRAKIKLNIQGKCTITPFLQVCWFVSLHKWGKFFKPLNFEWLTDIFIPADCRSELPDDEEVRQMYRYGANVGFVDFTPWISEFDMNDSEENFWPLIKHYHEVISAALKDKKHLHGLGFNIQGFVQKYVNIDKAMCDRAIGKARGGTLLSNVGMFNQVKEPDTKYSIRDLAFGQFQGSWHQAFSLGVCSTNVKGMNILVASTKNVVGSQESLEELCSIFKSLLLGT, encoded by the coding sequence ATGAATGAACTAACTGAGAAACATATCCCAGTTCAACATGAATGTCTGGAAAAGATGATACAGAATGGGCACGCTCGGCGAATGGGATCAGTTGAGGATCTTTATGTTGCCCTCAACAGACAAAACTTATATCGGAACTTTTCGACATATGCTGAACTAAACGATTACTGTACTAGGGATCAGCTTACACTAGCTTTGAGGGAGTTATGCTTAAAGAATCCAACCCTTTTGCACATTGTGTTACCCACAAGATGGCCAAATCATGAAACTTATTACCGTAGCTCAGAATATTATTCACGGCCTCACCCAAAACATGATTACATTTCAGTTTTACAAGAATTGAAGCTGGACGGTGTGGTTCTCAATGATCAACCTCAGTATAGTGCAATTATGAAGCAAATATTGGAAGAATTCAAGAATAGTAATGGTACTTATACTGCGAAAATCTTTAAATACACTACCAAATTGACTATTCCTTACTTCGGACCAAATGGTCCCAATTGGCGGCTAATCTGTCTTCCAGAAGAACATACAGATAGATGGAAGAAATTTATCTTTGTCTCTAATCACTGCATGTCTGATGGTAGATCTTCGATTCACTTTTTTCATGATCTAAGGGATGAATTAAATAGGATCAAAACTCCGCCAAGAAAAACAGACTACATTTTCCAGTATGAAAGCGACTATCAATTGTTAAGAAAGCTTCCAGAACCAATCGAAAGGGTGATAGACTTTAGGCCACCATATTTGTTTATTCCAAAGTCCCTTTTTTCGGGATTCATCTATAATCATTTAAggttttcttcaaagggTATTTGTATGAGAATGGAAGATATGGAAAAGTGTGATGACGTTGTTACCGACATTATCACTATTACACCATCAGaacttcaagaaattagagcaaaaataaaactaaatATTCAAGGCAAGTGTACCATCACGCCATTTTTACAGGTTTGTTGGTTTGTATCTCTTCATAAATGGGGCAAGTTTTTCAAGCCGCTGAACTTTGAGTGGCTCACGGATATTTTTATTCCCGCAGATTGCCGTTCAGAACTACcggatgatgaagaagtgAGGCAGATGTATAGATATGGCGCTAATGTTGGGTTTGTTGACTTCACCCCGTGGATAAGTGAATTCGATATGAATGACAGTGAAGAAAACTTTTGGCCCCTTATTAAACACTACCATGAAGTAATTTCAGCCGCCCTAAAAGATAAGAAACACCTTCATGGGTTGGGGTTTAACATACAAGGCTTCGTCCAAAAATATGTGAATATTGACAAGGCAATGTGTGATCGTGCCATTGGAAAAGCACGTGGTGGTACCTTGTTGAGTAATGTTGGTATGTTCAATCAAGTGAAGGAGCCGGACACCAAATATTCTATAAGGGACTTGGCGTTTGGTCAATTTCAGGGGTCGTGGCATCAAGCATTTTCATTAGGCGTTTGTTCGACTAATGTGAAGGGGATGAACATTCTTGTAGCTTCAACCAAAAATGTTGTGGGCAGTCAAGAATCGTTGGAAGAACTTTGCTCCATTTTCAAGTCTCTGCTTTTAGGAACCTAG
- the AMF1 gene encoding Amf1p (similar to Saccharomyces cerevisiae YOR378W), translated as MTLSSPVTEENLDMNVETLKKDDEVLSDEFDVQEEKPESLLWESAFVGVLCSAQLMTQAGLGQSLAPLHIIGDSFGTANPGQLSWFASAYSLTVGTFILIAGRLGDIFGHKKFFVLGFFWYALWSLLAGFSVYSNQIFFDCCRAFQGMGPAFLLPNAIAILGRTYKPGRRKNMVFSLFGASAPGGFVLGAVFSSMLGQLAWWPWAYWLMGIACFLLAVAGYYLIPHTPMPNRDVASFKLLERIDFAGSVTGVVGLILFNFAWNQGPVVGWQTPYTYALLIVGTVFLIIFAFIESRAAFPLLPFAALSSDTAFVLSCIAAGWASFGIWIFYTWQFMEDSRGQTPLLSSAQFSPVAISGFCAALMTGFLLSHTPPSTVMFFAMTAFTVGTILIATAPVHQTYWAQTFVSIIVMPWGMDMSFPAATIMLSDSMPHEHQGLAASLVNTVVNYSISIGLGIAGTIESNVNDGGANVLKGYRCSWYLGIGLSGFGIFVAATYAVSTFMKSKKRVSEKQHFIE; from the coding sequence ATGACACTAAGCTCCCCTGTAACGGAGGAAAACCTGGATATGAACGTGGAAACCTTGAAAAAGGACGATGAAGTGCTGTCAGATGAGTTCGATGTTCAAGAAGAGAAACCCGAATCGCTTTTATGGGAGAGTGCCTTTGTCGGGGTGCTGTGCTCTGCTCAATTAATGACACAGGCAGGGCTTGGTCAGTCATTAGCGCCACTTCACATCATCGGTGACAGTTTTGGAACGGCCAATCCTGGACAGCTCAGTTGGTTCGCATCCGCATACTCGCTTACTGTTGGTACGTTTATTTTGATTGCTGGAAGACTGGGAGACATTTTTGGACATAAAAAGTTCTTTGTTCTTGGCTTCTTTTGGTACGCCCTTTGGTCCCTGCTTGCCGGGTTTAGTGTTTACTCTAATCAGATTTTTTTCGACTGCTGTCGTGCCTTCCAAGGCATGGGTCCCGCCTTTTTACTACCAAATGCTATTGCAATCCTTGGACGCACATATAAGCCAGGGAGGAGAAAAAACATGGTCTTTAGTCTATTCGGAGCCTCAGCGCCTGGTGGTTTCGTCCTTGGTGCTGTTTTCTCATCCATGCTGGGGCAGCTTGCATGGTGGCCATGGGCTTACTGGTTAATGGGTATTgcctgttttcttttggcgGTAGCAGGTTATTATTTGATTCCTCATACCCCTATGCCGAACCGCGATGTCGCATCTTTCAAGTTGTTGGAACGGATTGATTTTGCAGGATCGGTTACCGGTGTTGTTGGATTGATTCTCTTTAATTTTGCATGGAATCAAGGCCCGGTTGTGGGTTGGCAAACCCCATATACATATGCCCTTCTAATAGTTGGCACTGtctttttgattatttttgcaTTTATTGAATCCCGTGCAGCATTCCCCTTGCTTCCCTTTGCTGCTCTTTCTAGTGATACTGCCTTTGTGCTTAGCTGCATCGCTGCAGGATGGGCTAGTTTTGGTATTTGGATTTTCTACACATGGCAATTCATGGAAGACTCAAGAGGCCAAACGCCTCTTCTTTCAAGCGCACAGTTTTCACCTGTAGCAATCAGTGGATTTTGTGCTGCCTTGATGACAGGGTTTCTTTTAAGTCACACACCTCCAAGTACAGTTATGTTTTTTGCAATGACTGCGTTTACAGTCGGAACAATATTGATTGCTACAGCTCCCGTTCACCAAACATATTGGGCCCAAACGTTTGTATCGATTATTGTGATGCCCTGGGGAATGGATATGTCTTTCCCAGCCGCTACAATAATGCTTAGCGACTCAATGCCCCATGAGCATCAGGGTCTTGCAGCGTCTTTGGTTAATACAGTGGTAAACTATTCGATATCAATAGGATTAGGTATTGCAGGTACGATTGAGTCCAATGTTAATGACGGAGGTGCCAATGTATTGAAGGGCTACCGTTGTTCTTGGTACTTGGGCATCGGATTGAGCGGATTTGGCATTTTTGTCGCAGCAACATATGCAGTAAGCACATTTATGAAATCCAAAAAAAGGGTATCCGAAAAGCAGCATTTTATAGAATGA
- the RDR1 gene encoding Rdr1p (similar to Saccharomyces cerevisiae RDR1 (YOR380W)), translating to MASSVPNIPSYKRQRVRKACVPCRERKRKCNGKSPCEMCISYGYVCHYMDKDRSSSSSFPVQKLDELPHAPESKPFAASNIHGNEVSSVDTQTVTNQSITDPVKSRYTIQHSAVAFPRCLGLELRSANPPRLHSFAWHCGIRPEENPSSHVLLSELITKEEYYRVSKVYFSVVHPIFDVVDPKQLAKNVEEYWAGNISNFEYGAVIAGVVALGSFFLGSIGHPREMDVVQYAKGILDDPTFSRIPTVEHVSAWVLRTIYLRATSRPHVAWLASCVTIHLSEAIGLHQDIDKGEFSMTSGVTLRRTAGFNEHTKRLFWCAWSINTILSYDYGRSSVALNRITCKPVEETEGSYTIHLVALAQTIPQGTVNTDLTQLLNALTAIHKSPNAHPFLLLTKCDICLSLYRRLRLLNHVLDKSVVLQIIDIGNAALSAAYALVKLGQSWWNVLSTSFQYVCVLLAIDTPESLSHVAAAMKTLDNITEVLGTHIALEAQKTAKLLLEDSMKKKRQEIQQLEQATHDRSTFENTNSLDIDWDALFDPSGTLGFM from the coding sequence ATGGCATCCTCAGTACCGAATATACCATCATATAAACGCCAGAGAGTTCGAAAGGCTTGCGTGCCCTGTAGGGAACGTAAAAGGAAGTGCAACGGCAAATCACCGTGTGAGATGTGCATCTCCTATGGATATGTGTGCCATTACATGGATAAAGATagatcttcatcatcatcatttccTGTGCAGAAACTGGATGAATTGCCTCATGCACCAGAGAGTAAACCTTTTGCTGCCTCAAACATTCATGGAAATGAAGTATCTAGTGTCGATACACAGACGGTTACTAACCAAAGTATTACAGATCCAGTTAAGTCTAGGTATACGATTCAGCATTCAGCGGTTGCTTTTCCCCGTTGCCTTGGTCTGGAACTCCGATCAGCTAATCCTCCACGTTTACATTCCTTCGCTTGGCACTGTGGGATCAGGCCAGAAGAAAACCCAAGCTCCCATGTACTACTGTCTGAGCTGATCACAAAGGAAGAGTACTACCGTGTTTCTAAAGTGTATTTTTCAGTTGTTCATCCGATATTCGATGTTGTTGATCCGAAGCAGCTGGCTAAGAACGTTGAAGAATATTGGGCCGGCAACATAAGCAACTTTGAGTATGGTGCTGTTATTGCAGGAGTAGTAGCTCTaggatctttttttttaggaAGCATTGGTCATCCTCGAGAAATGGATGTAGTACAGTACGCAAAAGGCATCCTTGATGATCCTACTTTCAGCCGTATTCCCACGGTGGAGCATGTCTCCGCGTGGGTTTTGCGTACCATTTACCTGCGAGCTACTTCCCGACCTCATGTAGCATGGTTAGCTAGCTGTGTTACTATTCACCTTTCTGAAGCAATTGGTCTGCACCAGGATATTGACAAAGGAGAGTTCTCGATGACAAGTGGTGTTACTTTGAGAAGAACTGCCGGGTTTAATGAGCATACTAAAAGATTATTTTGGTGTGCGTGGTCAATCAACACCATTCTTTCGTATGACTATGGCCGCTCAAGTGTTGCACTGAACAGAATTACTTGCAAGCCAGTCGAGGAAACAGAAGGCAGTTACACAATTCATTTAGTAGCGTTGGCACAAACAATCCCTCAAGGTACTGTGAACACAGATTTAACACAGCTACTGAATGCTCTTACGGCTATTCACAAATCACCAAATGCACACCCCTTCTTATTATTGACCAAGTGTGACATATGTCTGTCTTTGTATCGGAGACTTCGTCTACTAAACCATGTTCTTGATAAAAGCGTTGTTTTGCAAATAATTGATATTGGAAACGCAGCATTATCAGCGGCATATGCTCTTGTCAAATTAGGTCAATCATGGTGGAATGTGTTGAGCACCTCGTTCCAGTATGTCTGCGTTCTTCTTGCCATAGATACCCCAGAAAGTCTTTCACATGTTGCCGCCGCTATGAAGACTCTGGATAATATTACTGAAGTTTTAGGTACACACATTGCTTTGGAAGCTCAGAAGACTGCAAAGCTACTTCTCGAAGactcaatgaaaaaaaagaggcaAGAGATACAGCAACTTGAGCAGGCGACCCACGATAGATCTACTTTCGAAAACACAAACTCGCTCGATATTGATTGGGATGCCCTATTTGATCCATCAGGGACGTTAGGTTTTATGTAG
- the FRE3 gene encoding ferric-chelate reductase (similar to Saccharomyces cerevisiae FRE5 (YOR384W)) — MRVFRKVGWEYTSESPYAMPSCTFEPAFQSMLYCIYETLGEKGYSNKTFENTFNTVKSRCAYYTKTLQNMTKAEFYDSLNNGTKYMVPYVKGTSNLTYPVEMDAHTRKAYYRAWHGFYANLDIGNTYGGIICAYFVVTMLFAGILHYMNYTPFKVVLFKQRFVRYLRGYFTLPTLAGKHASDFSYLKVFTGYLPTRFEGVIIIGYLVLHTVFLAYGYEYDPYNIIFKSHKVQVSRFVGDRSGVLSFAHFPLIVLFAGRNNFLEYISGLKYTSFIMFHKWLGRIMFLDAMIHGAAYTNYTVANNTWKRSKEATYWQFGVAALCLAGVMLFFSFAIFRKHFYEAFLFLHIVFGALFFYTCWEHVVELSGIEWIYAAIAIWVTDRLVRIVRMSYFGFPKATLQLIGDDLIRLTVKKPARLWKAQPGQYVFVSFLHPFYFWQSHPFTVLDSVSKEGELVIILKEKKGVTKLVKRYISRNGGSASMRLAIEGPYGSSSPVHHYDNVLLLTGGTGLPGPIAHAIKLGKTSAAAGKQSVKLVIAVRGFDVLEAYKPEIMCLKDLNVQVHIYNTMRIPPVTSNDSMTISQKDENVDEKVDEKDAFKETSLDKSSNPFDFESIVFHDGRPDVKELLHESSELNGSLAVVCCGPPVFVDQVRDQTAKTILAKSSKAIEYFEEYQNW, encoded by the coding sequence ATGAGAGTGTTTCGTAAAGTTGGATGGGAGTATACGAGCGAGAGTCCATATGCCATGCCATCATGTACTTTTGAGCCGGCATTTCAATCAATGCTGTACTGCATCTATGAAACATTGGGCGAAAAGGGTTATTCGAATAAGACATTTGAAAATACATTTAATACCGTCAAGTCAAGATGTGCATACTATACTAAAACACTCCAGAACATGACGAAGGCTGAATTTTACGATTCGCTAAACAATGGAACAAAATATATGGTGCCTTATGTGAAAGGTACTTCCAACCTTACGTACCCTGTTGAAATGGACGCCCACACAAGAAAAGCATATTATCGGGCATGGCATGGTTTCTATGCTAACTTGGATATTGGCAACACATATGGTGGTATAATATGTGCTTATTTTGTGGTAACTATGTTGTTTGCAGGCATTCTTCATTATATGAATTACACTCCGTTCAAAGTTGTTTTATTCAAGCAAAGATTTGTAAGATATCTGAGGGGTTACTTTACACTACCTACTCTTGCGGGCAAGCATGCGTCCGATTTTTCCTATCTCAAGGTATTTACAGGTTATCTACCCACGAGATTTGAAGGCGTTATCATTATTGGATACCTTGTGCTTCATACGGTTTTCTTAGCATACGGATATGAATATGACCCTTATAACATAATCTTCAAGTCTCATAAGGTACAAGTTTCACGTTTTGTGGGGGATAGGAGTGGTGTTCTCTCATTTGCACACTTTCCCTTAATAGTTCTTTTTGCAGGTAGAAACAACTTTCTCGAGTACATCTCCGGTTTGAAATACACATCTTTTATTATGTTCCATAAATGGTTAGGAAGAATAATGTTTTTAGACGCAATGATCCATGGTGCTGCCTACACCAATTATACAGTGGCTAATAATACCTGGAAAAGAAGCAAAGAGGCTACATATTGGCAATTTGGAGTGGCTGCGCTTTGCTTAGCCGGTGtgatgttgtttttttcatttgcaATTTTTAGAAAGCATTTTTATGAAGCTTTCCTGTTTCTTCATATCGTTTTTGGTGcattattcttttatacGTGTTGGGAACACGTCGTAGAACTAAGTGGTATTGAATGGATATATGCTGCAATTGCTATCTGGGTCACTGATAGACTTGTTCGAATTGTTCGCATGTCATATTTTGGCTTTCCCAAGGCAACTTTGCAACTGATCGGTGACGATCTCATCCGGCTAACAGTCAAAAAACCAGCAAGGTTATGGAAGGCGCAACCTGGACAGTACGTTTTTGTGTCATTTTTACATCCATTTTATTTCTGGCAGTCGCATCCATTTACTGTTTTAGATTCAGTAAGTAAGGAAGGTGAGTTGGTTATTAtattgaaagagaaaaagggCGTAACAAAGCTCGTAAAGAGGTATATTTCTCGGAATGGGGGTTCAGCTTCAATGAGACTAGCTATAGAAGGACCGTACGgatcttcttcaccagTTCACCACTATGACAATGTGTTGCTACTAACGGGGGGAACCGGTCTGCCTGGACCAATTGCTCATGCCATTAAGCTTGGGAAAACTTCAGCAGCAGCTGGGAAGCAATCTGTTAAATTGGTAATTGCAGTTAGAGGTTTTGACGTTCTCGAAGCCTATAAGCCAGAAATAATGTGTTTAAAAGACTTGAATGTACAGGTCCACATATATAATACGATGCGGATTCCACCAGTAACATCTAATGATAGCATGACTATCTCTCAAAAGGATGAAAAcgttgatgaaaaagttgatgAGAAAGACGCTTTTAAGGAAACTAGTTTAGATAAGTCGTCTAATCcctttgattttgaaagtaTCGTGTTTCATGATGGAAGACCTGATGTAAAAGAACTTCTGCATGAGTCTTCGGAGTTGAATGGCTCACTTGCAGTAGTTTGTTGTGGGCCTCCTGTGTTTGTTGACCAAGTAAGAGATCAAACAGCAAAGACCATTTTAgcaaaatcatcaaaggCAATTGAGTACTTTGAGgaatatcaaaattggTGA
- the SMKI15G5060 gene encoding uncharacterized protein (similar to Saccharomyces cerevisiae YOR385W) — protein MPIARILGTRGFFVFSSKQSYDRFKETNFNISVLDSEGVGVPFLHIVRNYNVIGHLTGSSPDFHIYKYVLQKAEDPPLYSESKVICEDKAFRLCKIPYCEIYSHLNFLKTKYDFFYPSGTQFHKKYQVVKQNNFRDLDTYLDGLHFHWHVKFYSDHYRLMYFNEYDLGSSNDARAKRKQSDAPDIDIVVGHYTKRFSNFIPRSISKCSELVIGEQSRPDSLGISSVPVLTETFACQGALIHYLEHIEEKNRK, from the coding sequence ATGCCCATCGCTAGGATATTGGGCACAAGAGGATTTTTCGTATTTTCAAGTAAGCAGTCTTATGACAGATTCAAAGAGACAAATTTTAATATCAGCGTTCTTGACTCAGAAGGTGTAGGTGTCCCATTTCTGCACATTGTCCGGAATTATAACGTTATTGGCCATTTGACAGGAAGCTCACCGGACTTTCATATTTATAAGTACGTTTTACAAAAAGCGGAAGATCCGCCTTTGTACTCTGAATCAAAGGTTATCTGTGAGGACAAGGCATTTCGTTTATGCAAAATACCTTACTGCGAAATTTACAGCCATCTTAACTTTCTTAAAACCAaatatgattttttctaCCCCTCTGGGACTCAGTTTCACAAAAAGTATCAGGTGGTCAAGCAGAACAACTTCCGAGATCTGGATACTTATTTGGATGGTTTACATTTCCATTGGCATGTGAAATTTTATAGTGATCATTATCGATTGATGTACTTCAATGAATACGATTTgggttcttcaaatgatGCAAGAGCAAAGAGGAAACAAAGTGATGCTCCAGATATTGATATTGTAGTTGGCCACTATACAAAAAGATTTTCCAATTTCATCCCCAGATCTATATCTAAGTGTTCCGAACTTGTTATTGGAGAGCAATCCCGACCTGACTCCCTTGGCATCTCCTCTGTTCCGGTCTTAACTGAAACATTTGCCTGTCAAGGGGCGTTAATTCATTACCTGGAAcatatagaagaaaaaaatagaaaatag
- the PHR1 gene encoding deoxyribodipyrimidine photo-lyase PHR1 (similar to Saccharomyces cerevisiae PHR1 (YOR386W)) → MKRAITSSSKVGAYKRSKLDIEHDFEQYYSVNKNYYPNPITRKGANQFNNKSRTKPIEILEELQKKQETSFEDVSTLVHWFRNDLRLYDNIGLFKSIELFQQLKVKNENAKLYAVYIINEHDWRAHMDSGWKLKFTLEALKSLEKSLAELHIPLFVWEFYTTEGTISNSKKFVEYFREKCLNLSSGKSMIITANIEYQTDELYRDIRLLEREDQRLQLKFYHDSCVVAPGLLTTGKGTNYSVFTPWYKKWVSYVNNHRKTSSEICHIHKIEPLKYNKVFKLQPFQYSLPDEFVQYIPKSKWHLPEVSEKVALSKLNDFLKIKGSKYNNEKDMLFLGGTSGLSSYITTGVLSTRVVVNKSVQACNGQIISKGLKDNTSTQNFIKEVAWRDFYRHCMCNWPYTSMGIPYRLDTLDIKWENDPVAFRRWCIGNTGIPIVDAIMRKLLYTGYINNRSRMITASFLSKNLLIDWRWGERWFMKHLVDGDSSSNTGGWGFCSSTGIDAQPYFRVFNMDIQTKKYDPEMKFIKEWVPELRLPESQRSTNYPEPLVDLKQSRDRALEVYRSSL, encoded by the coding sequence ATGAAAAGAGCTATAACATCTTCCTCGAAAGTAGGGGCTTACAAACGTTCTAAGTTGGACATAGAGCATGACTTTGAACAATATTACTCGGTAAACAAGAACTACTATCCAAATCCTATTACTAGGAAGGGCGCAAATCAATTTAACAATAAATCCAGGACTAAACCGATAGAAATCCTCGAAGAACTGCAGAAAAAGCAGGAAACGTCATTTGAGGATGTCAGCACTCTTGTGCATTGGTTTAGGAATGATTTACGTTTGTATGATAATATAGGACTATTCAAAAGTATAGAGTTATTCCAGCAATTGAAGGtaaaaaacgaaaatgCCAAACTGTACGCGgtttacattatcaatgaACATGACTGGAGGGCTCATATGGATAGTGGGTGGAAATTGAAGTTTACCTTGGAGGCATTAAAGAGTTTAGAGAAATCTCTTGCAGAGCTACATATACCTCTATTTGTATGGGAATTCTACACAACTGAAGGAACTATATCtaactcaaaaaaattcgtTGAATATTTCAGAGAAAAATGTTTGAACTTGAGCTCTGGAAAATCTATGATAATCACTGCTAATATTGAATATCAAACAGATGAACTATATCGTGATATTAGGTTGTTAGAGAGGGAAGACCAAAGACTACAACTAAAATTTTATCATGACTCCTGTGTAGTTGCTCCCGGTTTACTTACCACAGGAAAAGGTACTAATTATTCCGTTTTCACTCCATGGTATAAGAAATGGGTTTCttatgtaaacaatcacaGGAAAACTAGCTCTGAAATCTGTCATATCCACAAAATTGAACCATTGAAGTACAACAAAGTGTTTAAACTGCAACCGTTCCAGTATTCCTTACCGGATGAATTCGTTCAGTATATACCCAAGTCGAAATGGCACTTGCCAGAAGTTTCGGAGAAGGTAGCTTTATCTAAattgaatgattttttAAAGATAAAAGGTTCCAAGTATAACAACGAAAAGGatatgctttttttggGTGGCACTTCTGGACTAAGCTCTTATATAACTACTGGTGTACTTAGTACAAGAGTGGTAGTTAATAAATCCGTTCAAGCTTGCAACGGACAGATTATATCGAAAGGGCTCAAAGATAATACCTCCACCCagaattttatcaaagaagtTGCGTGGAGGGATTTTTACAGACACTGCATGTGCAATTGGCCGTATACGTCTATGGGGATTCCTTATCGATTAGACACTCTCGATATAAAGTGGGAAAATGATCCTGTGGCGTTTAGGAGATGGTGTATCGGTAATACGGGCATTCCTATTGTGGACGCTATAATGAGAAAACTATTATACACAGGTTATATCAATAATAGATCTAGAATGATCACAgcctcttttctttccaaaaactTATTAATTGATTGGAGATGGGGTGAGCGCTGGTTTATGAAGCACCTAGTAGATGGTGATTCATCGTCAAATACAGGTGGTTGGGGATTTTGTTCTAGCACTGGAATTGACGCTCAACCATATTTCAGAGTGTTTAATATGGATatacaaacaaaaaaatatgaccCAGAGATGAAATTCATCAAGGAATGGGTTCCCGAATTACGCTTACCGGAGAGTCAACGTTCAACCAATTATCCTGAACCTTTAGTTGATTTAAAACAAAGCAGAGACCGAGCTCTGGAAGTTTATAGAAGTTCATTGTGA
- the SMKI15G5080 gene encoding aldose epimerase family protein produces the protein MTNSDSNNKYGVITIGDEKRFQATIAPLGATLVDLRVNNQSVVQGYSNVEDYLTDGNMMGATVGRYANRIAKGIFSLEDGPHKLTVNNCGNTNHSSVSSLNLKQYTAGPVENPSKGVYVVKFKLLDDHTQPNPNEFPGDLEVSVKYTLNVAEMTLDMEYQAQLVRGDATPINMTNHSYFNLNKVKNEKSICGTEVRVCSNKSLDVTEGALLPTGKFVERNIATFDSAEPTVLKDNEPVFDCTFIIDANKNLKSTDSVGVNKLVPVFKAYHPESHLHFEVSTTEPTVHLYTGDNLCGKFVPRSGFAVQQGRYVDAINRDEWRDCVLLKRGKVYTSKTQYRFGI, from the coding sequence ATGACAAACAGTGACAGCAATAACAAATACGGAGTGATCACAATTGGTGATGAAAAAAGGTTTCAAGCCACCATCGCACCACTTGGTGCTACTCTAGTGGATTTGAGGGTAAATAATCAATCGGTTGTTCAAGGATATTCAAACGTAGAAGACTATTTAACAGATGGTAATATGATGGGTGCTACCGTCGGTCGTTATGCCAACCGTATTGCCAAGGGTATTTTCAGTTTGGAAGATGGTCCTCACAAGTTGACTGTTAACAATTGCGGTAACACAAATCACAGCAGTGTCAGTTCTTTGAACCTCAAGCAGTATACAGCAGGTCCTGTCGAGAATCCTTCCAAAGGAGTTTACGTTGTTAAGTTCAAGTTGTTGGATGATCATACCCAACCCAACCCAAATGAATTCCCCGGTGATTTAGAAGTTTCAGTAAAATACACCTTGAATGTCGCTGAGATGACTTTGGACATGGAATATCAAGCGCAGCTGGTTCGCGGAGATGCTACACCAATCAATATGACCAACCACTCTTATTTCAACCTGAACAAGGTCAAGAATGAAAAGTCCATATGTGGTACCGAAGTTAGGGTCTGCTCGAACAAATCGCTAGATGTTACAGAGGGGGCATTACTTCCAACCGGAAAGTTCGTTGAAAGGAATATCGCTACTTTTGATTCTGCTGAACCTACTGTTTTGAAGGATAATGAACCTGTGTTTGATTGCACTTTCATTATCGATGccaacaaaaatttgaagtcTACCGACTCTGTGGGTGTAAACAAGTTGGTTCCCGTTTTCAAGGCCTATCATCCAGAGTCGCATCTCCACTTTGAGGTTTCCACGACAGAACCAACAGTCCATCTGTATACTGGTGACAATCTATGTGGCAAATTTGTACCAAGATCGGGATTTGCCGTTCAACAAGGCAGATATGTTGATGCCATTAACCGTGATGAATGGAGAGATTGTGTTCTTTTGAAGCGCGGCAAAGTATACACTTCGAAGACTCAGTACCGTTTCGGTATTTAG